CAAGGAAGCATTATTTCTGAGCCCAGGTTCCCATGTCCGTTGTTTTCCACGTTTCTGTCTGGTACTGAAGCGCAGGAAACAAAGGGTGGTGGAGCCGCTGGCTGTCAGCGCTTTCTGTCTTCCCTTAGTCCTCCGAAGCCCTGGAGTTCATGAAGCGGGACCTGACGGAGTTCACCCAGGTGGTGCAGCGCGACACGGCCTGCACCATTGCGGCCACCGCCAGCGTGGTCAAGGAGAAGCTGACTGTGAGTACCACCTCCACCCTCAGAGCCTGAGCGCCATGTTTCATAACCTACTTGTTTAATTAATCACTGCAGACCCAGTTCTGCAGCATCAGAAATGGcatggtattcttttttttctctgacattttatttattcatttttctttctgactgtgctgggtctttgctgctgcccaggcttttctctagtggccGCGAGCGGGGACTGCTGTCTAggtgtggtgcgtgggcttctcattatggtggcttctcttgtcgagcacaggctctggggcgtgtgggcttcagtggttgcagttcccaggctctggcGCACAGGCTCAGGACTTGCGGTGCGCTGCTTGGTTGCCCCGCCActtgtgggattttcccagaccaggggttgaacctgtgtctcctgcatcggcaggcagccttcaccactgagccaccaagcacGCCCACGGCATGGTATTCTATTATGTGGATTTGACCAGTTCCTAGTTTCCTGATTCAGTTTTTTCCAGTATTGTAAGCAGAGCTACAGTGAACATTCTGATTGCTTAATCTTTGCCTTTAATATGTTCTTCCAAATAAGGTATTGAAAAGGATATAAGATGAATGTAGTTTTAGAGCTTTTAATATCTACTGTAGAACTGCCTCCAAAAAGTTTTTGCCAGCTTGTATTTTTACTGGTCCAGGTTTTACCAGTCAGAGATGTATACTGGAATTCTCCTCTGAGGTAGGAATTAGATTCTCAAGtcagcatgaaaagtgaaaattgtaTACGGTCAGAGATACCCCCGCAGAGCTCAAATTTCCGAGGAAGTATAGGGTCCTGGTTTTGTATTGCAACTTCCCCTTTAGTAGTGGAACAGACTTCAGTTTCTCTGATCACCAGTGGAATCAGCTGCCTTGTAATTAGAGGCGATGTTATGAAAAACATATTGTGGAGTGTTTTTAGCCAAGCTTCTTTTGTTGAATCTTAGAAAATACTGTCTGCCTGCTGACCACAGCCACTGATGAGCATGAATGACAAGTAGTCACCCAGCTGAACCGCTGCATGTCCAGCCAGTAGCAGAGACACGACTTGtgtccttcatttatttattccttttttcattcaacaaatacaatTATATACCTGTGCCaacatgtgccaggcacagttgaTAGGCTCAAGGTTTAAAATGCCTGGGCAGCCTCATTGGGAATAAATATGACACTTTGCTGCAAGGTTTGCGGAGCTTGGTCCTGTCTCTCAGCACACCGTCCCTTCTTGCTCAAGGGCATTCTGACCAGCATGGCTCCAGATGGGTGCCCCACTTGCCCCTTCTAGGGGGTCCATGCATTGGCCCTCAGCTGGTCCCAGGCTTGTCTCTAGGCAGGGCTGTCTGTCCTCATCCTGCCCGTATTTCCTCAGTCTTTCATACAAAATACCTCCTGAGCAATGATGACGATGAGATTGTAATATTACAGTACTGCTAGTTATTAAATGtttgctatgtgccagacattgtgcaTGCCTTATCTCTTAAAAAATCTCCAAAGTAACCCCCTGCAGGAAGTATATTTATCTGCAtgttatagataaggaaacagactcTGAGAGGTTAGGTCTCATTGCTAACAAGTATagtagagctgggattcaaatcccagATTGACCCGAAAGCTGGTActtttcccatctctctccctctaaGTCCTTTTCCCTGCTGAATGTCTGTGCCATGGATCCTCTCCTGTCAATCTTTGATCAGCTTGACTGACCTTGAAATTTTGGCGAAACAGCCAGTCAAGCAGCTCTGCTCTGACCTACACAGGCCTACTGCGGCCCTAATCTGCACCCCCATCTGGGGGTGGTGACCCTGGCTGCCCCTCTGTCCGTCTCCAGCCCCAGAGATGGGGTGAACCGTTGTGAACATTTCCCTGGTCCCCCGACACAGTACACTTTGACCCCTGATGCTTCACCCTTCTCTACCCCATACCCCAGATTGCAGCCTGCtcctgagccacttcacttcctCTGTTGGCTTCTCTCTGCAGACTGAAGGCTCCTCTGGAGcgacagagaaaatgaagaaagggtTGTCTGACTTCTTGGGGGTGATCTCCGATACCTTTGCTCCCTCACCAGACAAAACCATCGACTGCGACGTCATCACCCTGATGGGCACGCCTTCTGGCACAGCTGAGCCCTATGATGGCACCAAGGTATTCACTAGCGGCCCGGGGCTCTAGCTTCCAACCTGAGCTCACAAAAGCAGTACATGTTCATAagaaataatatgtgtatataattaagTTGGAGAATACCAATAAGCAAGAAGATAATGATTTCTAAACCCATAATCCCATCACTCAAAGAGAACCACTCATTTCTCCTTGGTGTATAACCTCCCATTTCTTTTTGCTCACGAACACTGGTGAAGatagtttgggtttttctttttaacagaaaAGCACTTTATATATGCAATTTTTTAACCCACTCTTAAAAAATTTATAACTATTAGCGTCTTTCCTTATCACTATCATTTTAATGTCTTTAACTTCTTGCAGGTGTATATAGCataatttattcagtcatttgtcTAGTGTTGCACATTGAGATTCCTTTCAGTTTCATCCATAACAGGGAGTGCTCGAGAGCATCTTTACAGGCATGAGTTCCACATTTGTGTTGTTTAAGACTAATTTTCAATTGGAATAAGTGTACAGGAGGAGTATGTCTTCAGAGCAGTCATATCAGCAATAGTAGTGTGTTTCTGCTGCATTGCATTTTCTCACCATTATTCTCACACTCCCTGGAGCATCTCCCACACTCGCGGTATGGTATCACAGCAGCCTGGCCTGCATTGTACCGTGTTGAATTTCCACCCCAAACATTTTTCAAGCATGTTTTTCAGCCCTAGTGTTAGCACCACCACTTAGTACACATTGAAGtggattgtgaaattttttttaattatagaagtttaaattattacagtgaatcaaccAAAATCACTTGCTGAAGTTCTGATGCAGCCCACCCATGCTTCCTGTAAtaacaaggaaggaaggatgggctTTCCATGTACCAGCTAAAGTTCACGACTCCTGTGGCCCTAATGGGAGCACAGCTTGCAGTTCATTTGGCAGACTGGCTATGAAATTAAGAAATTCTTGATGAATTGTTTTAACTTgagttaaatatttcaaaatttgccAGTGAGTTTTGgactttattaatatatttgcaCTACTGTTTTTTGTATATCGTATAATTCAAAACTATTTTATGTGTATGATTTTGTAGCCTgcttactttattttcttagtccAGGGATGGAATACTGGGTGAAAGACCATTTTTCTAGGAGCTCCAGTTTAGGACTCCTAGCTCAGTGCTCCACTCATAACCCACACTGTTAATTACCAAGTGCCCTGTTGGTATGGTAGCCAACAGGGGAGAAGCTGGGTCGTGGTTGATTGGCAGAGAGGCATTGCTTTCTATCCCCAGCACCCcagaatttctcttcttttttcttttttttataggcTCGCCTCTATAGCCTGCAGTCAGACCCAGCAACCTACTGCAATGAACCAGATGGTGAGGGGTTGTGGTGAGGGGCAGGCTtgctgggcagggaggccaaAGGGGTCTGGATTGTACGCCCTGTTTGTCTCTGTAGCAGTGGTCAGGTAGCCTCTGTGTAAAGGACCAGAGCCGGGGCCGCTTTGAACCCTGCATCTGGTGGGATGGGTTGATGGTTGCCTTTCCTCTCTGAACGCAAACTGTCTTCATCCCCATCTACAGAGGCTTTGCTCCTCTCATCCCTTATCTTCAGTTGggctccctcccagccctgctgcccTGCCTGCCTTCCCTCTGGCCTGTTTGCTAAGCTCCTGATGTACAGCAAGCCCCACATCTAGAGAGGGGAACTGGTGTCTAGGTGGGAACTAGACACCAGAAATGAGTGGAACTCTGAATCAACCCTGTCCAGACCTCCAGGAACCTGCCTGCCTTTAGGAGAGAGAAATGGAATAAAGCAAAGATAACTAGAGATGGAGTGACTGCTTCCACAGAGAGAGGGGAGCAGTGGGAACCCAGAGGATGGCACATAACCCAGCCTGGGAATCCTAGAATGTGACACCTGAATTAAGGTTTTAACAATGAATTAGAAGTAAACTAATTTTACTTGTAGAAGTCGGGGGAACAGTGTTGAAGCATGACAACAGGACATTTGAAGGTCTAGAAAAACCTAGGCATTCGAGAATACCAGACAGAGAGTACGTGTGAGGAAATGAGGGCAGTGAGAGCTGCCAGGGGCACTGGACTGAGGGCCTTGGGTACCAGACTAAGAAGTTGGAATTTTGTCCTGAAAGACTCAAGGTAGCGGGTCTTAACCTTTTTTTGAGTCACAAAGGCCTTTAAAACTCAGTTGAAAATCGTAAGCCCGCTTTCAATAGAATTGTATGTGCAGTATGGGAGTTCTTGAACCCTTTGAAGCCTATCCTTGGACCATAGTCTAAAAAGCCGTACTGTAGAGAACTGTTGAGTCTTAAGACCTGATGTGATCagattttgcattttataaaagagCCTTCACGCAGTGTTTTGTTAAGGACGAaatagagagggagagacaaGACAGGAAGACCAGTTAGGAAGCTCGGTAGGAATCCTCATGTCAGAGGTAAAGCCAGAACCAGGGAAGGGCCGGGTAGACTGAAGAGGAAGATGTGCATATAAGAGACACTGAGGAAGTGGAATCCAGAGTGACTGCAaaagggaggagcctgggagggccCGCAGGTCTCTGGTGGAGAGCTGGGTGGGACAGGTGCGGGAGGAAGAAGGTGAGCATGCGCTGTATTTGCAGCATCTGTGCAGGTGGGTGTGTCCTGGCACCTGGGCCTCTGGGTCTGGAGCCCAGAAAGGTAGCCTCAGCTGCCAGACTGAGGGACtatcagtgggagaaggaggttAAAACTCGTGGTTTAGCGGAGGTCATCTTGGGAGAAAATGGAGAAtgagaagagataaagaaaggagaaagaggagcctACTGAAGACTCAGATGGACCTACTagagcaggaggaggaaataCAGGCAAGAATGAGAAGCCAGGGGAGAAGACGGCTTCAAGAGGAAGGTAGTGATTCCCAGGGCAGAAGGTATAGGATGGCCACATGACCAAGGACAGAGAAGTTGCTGTTGGATCTGGCAGCATGGCGTCACTGGTGACCTGAGAGCAGTCATTGCAGAGAGGAGAGGCTTCAGTAGCCAAGTGTAGTGAGCTACAAACCACGCAGGCCCTGGAGAGAGAGGAGACTGCAGCCCCCCCGAGATCACTGAGGGGCCATGCCCTGATAGCAGGCCCACCCATCCCTTCACCCTGCCTGATCCCCCACCTTGGGCCACGTGGCTTTGGAAAAAACCTTACCCTTTCCTCGTTGTCCGTGTCCAGGCTTTGGTGTGTTTTCTCTAAGCCCAGGGTTCTTTCTTCAGCCCCACAGAACTGACCATCAGTatctttccctctccagggccCCCAGAGTTGTTTGATGCCTGGCTTTCCGAGTTCTGCttggaggagaagaagggggagatCTCAGAGCTCCTTGTAGGCAGCCCCTCCATCCGGGCCCTCTACACCAAGATGGTGAGGGCCTTCCCGGCTCCTGGCTGAAGGTGTGGGGATGTGGGAGGGTCATGTCCAGAGTCATTGTGGAGTCCTCTGGCCTAAAGAGCAGCAGGAGGCCCTGTGGAGCCTAACCAGCCAGCTCCTGAGCCAGGAATCCATGTGGGGGAATCTAAGTCACCAGGCTTCTGGCATTCACGGTGAGAAATAGAAGGGCCAGCAAAGCCTGATGGGAGTTCTCTTCTAcctcctgggccaggaaggtGGGTCTGGCAGTTGAAAGTGCTGTAAGAATCACAGCTCAGCTGCTTAGACCCTCTGAAATCCAGAATGACTGGGAGCTGGTTGATAAGGCTGGGGACATGGACCCCACACAACCACTTCTAAAGTCCCATCTCCActgtcccctccctccaggtGCCTGCAGCTGTTTCCCATTCAGAATTCTGGCATCGGTATTTCTATAAAGTCCATCAACTAGAGCAGGTATGGTGGCCTAACCAAGGGAGGTACTCCACTCAGCCTTGGGTAAGGGGCTGGGTTTTGTTGAgggaagaaggggacagagggTACCAAGAGTTCTGGAGTCAGAACCAGAGTCTGGGGTTCCCTGACTGCTCCTGGCCGTCTACTCCTCCCCCACTTTCAGGAGCAGGCCCGGAGGGATGCCCTGAAACAGCGAGCAGAACAGAGCATCTCTGAAGAGCCTggctgggaggaggaagaaggtaaGAGGTATTGAGAGGCGATGAGCAAGTACCAAGTCCTGCCTGTGGGGGGCTGTCTGGGCCATTCTCGCTGAAGCCTTGAGGGACGTGGCGCCTCAGGAAAGGAGGGATTAAACACGGTGTTTGCAGGTGCCAAGGATAGTCTGAGCTACAAGGGGGTGTTTACCAAGTCTGGTGGCCCGGGTTTAGGCACAGAGGTTGCATGTGTCAGCTGCCAGCCCATGGACCAGCTGCTTCAGAGTAGGAGGAGCTTACTGAAATTCCAAATGTCCTTCTTCTAAGACTCTGGGCATGCACAGCATGCGGCATGGGGGGAATCTTCATGCCctaaccagggaccaaacccccctacagtggaagcgtggagtgtTAACCTTTGGACCTCCAGGGGCACCCCAGACttgtatttttaacaagctctGCTGGTAATGTTAATGCCCAGCCAGACTTGGGAAGCACTGGCTTAGGGACAGAGCTGAGCTTCCTctgcctggtagctcagcttaTTAGGAGTGTGTTGGAGCAACCTGTATGATATGTTAACACAATTACTAAGTGCTTATATTATATGCCCAACCCGTACTAAAAGCTCTACACGTATGGGCCTTACTACAACGTTATTATTCCTCTTTTGCAAATGAGGCAGGTAGGTCAACGGAGAGTTAGGTGGCTTGCCCAAGATCATGCATCCAGGAGGGAGCAGAGCTCAACCTGAACCTCATCCCGACTGACTTTCAGGTCTTGGCTTTCTAAGCTGTCATGTTACCTTGGGCTGCACTTGTAGAAGCTGAGTGCCTGCCAGACATGCACTAGGCCTCATGGGTAGGAGATACTTTGACCAGCAGGGAGTACCTACAGAACTACCATGGAGAGGGGGTGAGGAAACCGACTAGAGCAGACTTTGATGAGGACCTGAGCTCGCTCTGGTGGTCTCCATGATGGCCTTGGGGCTGACCAGAGTACATcactctccttcctttctctcttgacagaggagcttgcgGGCGTTTCACCCACGTCCCTAAAAGAGGCAAAGGTTCCTGTGGCCAGACCTTCcacatcccctgaaggaggacctGGTCCCCAGAGCCCCTGTGAAGAGAATCTGGTGACCCCCGTCGAGCCTCCAACAGAGGTGACCCCCTCGGAGAGCAGTGAGAGCGTCTCCCTGGTGACACAGATTGCCAAACCGCCCCCTGCCTCTGAGGCCCCAGCGCTGCCCAAGGACCTGTCCCAGAAGCTTCTAGAGGCATCTTTGGAGGAACAGGACCTGGCTGTGGATACGGGCGAGACTGGACCCCCACCCCGAGCTCAGTCCAAGCCCCACACCCCTGCTTGCCGCCCCAGCGGTCCAGAGCCCCGGCCTCCAGCCAGAGTAGAGACTCTCAGGGAAGAGATTCTCACAGACTTACGGGTGTTTGAGCTGAACTCGGACAGTGGGAAGTCTACACCCTCCAACAATGGGAAAAAAGGTGAGTCAAGGCCAAAGCCCAGGGAGCATGCGGGGGTAGGGCAGGTGAGAGTTGCCACCTCACAAGGCACACTCGTCTCCTTGTGCCTTGTGAGGATCCTAGGAGAGGTGGCCTTTGTTTGTGATACTGATAATGATGACAGCTACTATAGGTTGAGTGTTTATTACTGTATTCCATTAATTCCAACATGCATTAATCCTCTGAACTTAAGATGCATCTTAGGATGACAAAATAAGATTTATGTCAAATCATGGGTTAAGGATGTAATATTGCAGTTAATTTCTCAGTTATCAGGGGAGCTTGTTAATTTCTAATTTACATCTCATTTCCCTATATTACTGTCCTCATTTTATAGTTGAAGAAAGTGAGCCTcagatgttaagtaacttgctcaaattcacacagCCAGAGAGTAGCAAGCCCAGATTCAGACCTAGGTCTGTCTGACCTGAAACCCATGCCCTTAGCTACCACAGGGTGCCAGTTCCTGTCCTTTTGGACAGTTCAGTTTCGGGGTGGGACCTCCTATGACACTGATTGCTGCCAAGGGTCTTCTCCCCTGGATGACCTCAGCAAAGTCATTTAGCTTCCCCAGGCcttctttaattattattataaaatacatgaACAAAGCTTATGTGTACAgtttaaagaagaataaagtgaATACTCATGAACTTGCAGTGACCTAGCTTAAGTAACAGAGCTTTAGTCTCTTGTCTGCTTAGTGAAATTTGAGACAGGAGACACTTTGACTTTGTGTCGGGGAGGAACCTCTCTAACTCCTGCAGTTAAAGAACAGTGGTATCGCGGTGTCAGCTTGTTTTGTTACATCCAGAGTACCTCTGCAGAGGCAGCCGATTGTCAGCAAGACCTCCCCTCAGCTCCTCACCCACAGGCATCCTGTCTGCCCACACTCAGCACCAGCCAGTCACCCAGCTTGCCCAGCAGGTGCACACTGGCCTGCTGGCAGTGAGAGACTGGCTTGCTGCTGTGGATGGAAACGGGCCCCTCACACCCTGCCCTGCTCTGCTCCCTGATGGAAACTGCGAGATGTCTAGTTTCCAACACAGTGCTTTCCTTCTGACTCTGAGTCAGTGAGGTCATCCATTGAGCTCCTACCTACTCTTTATGAGACACTGAGGAGGGAGGGGCAAAGGCTGTGGTCTTTTATGATGAAGCAAGAAGCAGTACGGGGCAGGCTTGGTACTGGAGGAGTTCAGAGAAAGAAGGAACCGCTGGGCATGAGCAGGTGTTTCAGCGAGGAGACAGGCATTGTATAGGCGGGTTGGAGAGTTTGGGGCAGGTGCGGGTGGGGGAGCTGTAGTCCAGGCTGCAGggtcctacagagtccaaaaagcAGAGGGCATGGGGCATGTTGAAGGGGGTAACCAAAGCCCACTTTTCTGTATTGTTCCCAGGTGAGGGAGGAATAAGAAGGGAGGTGGGGTTGGCTCAGAAATACAACTTGAGATCCTAAGCCAAATTCAGAAAGTTGGACATGGTGCCACAAAGCAGCAGGTCGTGCTGCTTGTGTTACATGCCCAACCTGTACTAGGAGCTTTACATGTAGAGGCTAAGCTAAGGGCTCAGCCTCTGGGGTTCAGACagttctgggttcaaatcccaactttGCTCATAAGCCATGTGACTTCAGAAATGTTACTGATCTTCTGTAAGCCTCCATTTTCTCCATAAGTTGAGACTCATTGTTCCATGATAGAGCCTCAGTCAGGGAAGAAATTGGGGTAGAGCCCTGCTCTGGGGAGATGATCAAGATAGTAAAAGGTACCAACCAGTCTCTGGACACTTCCTGTGTATATAGCTCTGTGCTGAGCACTTGATATGCATATCACTCAGTCCTCACCAAAAATCCTATGAGAGCTGtgagattttccttttttctttttcttttttactggtaGGAAACTAAGATAAATCACCCACCCAGTAGGTATTTAGAGAAATGTGAAATAGCCTTTAGGAGAGTGCAGAGTAGGTGGTGGGCTCAGCAGGTGCTGTGGGGTTGCTGGGTGGATGGTACGAAGGGTGCTTCTGAGATGATGGTTATGAATTTTGAGAGAGACCAGTCACCGCTGTTGTACTTTTGTCCCGCCacattcagtcactcaggtgcAGGCACAGAGCAGGTGGGGAGTTGGACTGAATCAGGGTTGAAGTTTATCCAGGTGAACTCAAAAGGACAAAAGTCGAGTGTATGCAGAAGTGATCAGAATGGCGGTTCATAGAGTCTAAGCTGGGTAAGGGTGGGGACAACAGTGACACAGTTGGAAGGTTTAAGAATTACTGGTTCCATTTGGAAACGGGCTCCTGGAGAATGTGATGGGTAGAGGCTGGAAGAAATGAGATTGTGGAGAAGATGTGGCGGAAGCTTGTAACCATTTGGTCCAGTGCGTCTCACACACTTAGTGGGGCAAAGCTGGGGTCTTGGACTGAGAGGGGACAGTGGGAACAGAGTAGAGAGTAACATCTTAATAGATTTTTTGTCCTGGAGGCAGTGactccttttccttcttgtgtCCATCCAAAGATGACATGAGCGAGGCTTGGTCTCTGGGTACAGCAGTCTCTGGGGCGGCCAAGCCAAAGGGGCTCCTGAGGTCCCAGGGTGATGCCTGTCATTGCAGAGCTGCTTCCCACCTGCATTTTGTGCCGAGGTCCATTTGATTGAGGAGACTAGACTTAGCCTGCTCAGGCGCCCTcagcagggagcagggaggggagatTGGAGCGGGCCCTGTGGACTGAGGACTGGAAAGAGCCTTGGGCTTATGGCCCCGCTTCACCACTGACTGACCACCTGGGAGGGATTTTGGcctccatttcttctttggagaagcaAAGATCCaattaaacagaataaaatgagCTGTGAGTGACAGCACTATGATGTTAGTAATCACTCGAAAACTCCCCATTCcttacaaacaaaagaaaacagtaacacTCCATGGAGATGTCTTAAATTGTTGCATAGATCAGTTCTCTGCCATGTGCCCAGAGTAATGGCGATCTTACTAGTACTCTTGTTGTGTGACAGGACAGGATGGTGGGAGAAGGCAGGTGGCAGAGAAAGCCCAGATTCACCTCTCTGCCACTCGAAGCCtttgtctcctcatctgtaaactgggactGTTTACATCCACCCTCTGAGATAAGTATAAAGTGCTCCAAAAATGTTACCTGAGACTCTCTTCTACCCAACGGGTTTGCCCTAGCATTAAGCCCTGAAGAGAGTTTCAAATCCCTGGAGGGAAACCTGAGGTTAGGAAGAGCTGTCATGACCACAGCCACAGCTCTAAAGGGAGAAATCAGCTGGGAGTCTGGCTTCTAACCCACAGGAAGCCTGCACTGACAGAGAACCAGGCATGAGCCACCAGAGTGTCCTGAAAGCACAAGGAACCTTAAACGTGGAGTCAGAAGATCTGGGTCTTTGTTTGAGATCTGATCCTGACTGGCTGAGGGACCATGTGCAAAATTACTTAACTGTAGGACCAGCCTTTAACAGGTCCATTTGTTGAATATCCACTGTGTATGTATGTTAcaaccgactcagtggacatgagtttgagtaaacaggagttggtgatggacagggaggactggcgtgctgcagtccatggtgtctcaaagagtcagacacgactgagcgactgaactgatatatgttaCAGGCACTTTACATGATGCTGCTATTTGTCACACTGCTGTATCTCAAACTGCAGGCCAAGATCTATACAGAATCATCCAGATTTCTGGGCCACCACCTACACCTGCTAAATCTGAATGAGGGGAATGGACAGGGAGGAATCTGCTTTCTAATAAGCTCCTCCGGTGGTTCTCTGCAAAGAGGAtggttttattcttattttatcagTATAAATAAACTGAAGCCCAGAATAATTTGCCCAGGACTACACAGTAGAAAAAAGAGGGTTCCACCCAGGTTTGCTTGACTCCAGAGATACCATgtgctatgtgcttagtcactcagtcgtgtccgactctttgcaaccccatggactgcagcccgccaggctcctctgtccatgggtattctttaaggcaagaatactggagtgggttgccattcccttttccaggggatcttctcaacccagggatcgaacctaggtctcctgcattgtaggcagattgtttaccatctgagccaccagagaaggccagaGACACTACCACATGGCTAGATGGGTGACTAGAGAGAACAGTGCAAGAACCCTAATAAGGACTGTGGGGCCCAGGCTTGGGGAGGTCTCAGAGCCTGGGTACATGTTAAGGAGCAAGCTAGACAAGAAGAAACAAGGTATTTACAGGTGGTGCCCTTGGGGGATCAGAGCTTGctttttttaaagatgctttaaaaaaaaatgattacaaaGTAATAtatgattttagaaaaaaagaaacattacccCATGACCTCATCACCTAGCAATAACGATCGTTGGATTCTTATGGGTATTTTGCTCgtcctttctgtgtgtgtgcatgcatctgtgagcatatttttttaaatgaaaccatactgcatgtattttttcacaggaactatttttgtcattttcttctcagtAATAACTTTCACATGTACTTTTTTTATATTGTCTGTAAGAAGGCATACCCAAATACGAATGTTTGGAGCAGTGGCTGTCAAACCTTAGcaggcatcagaatcacctagaaCAGGGCAGAGCAAGTGTTTTCTGTACAGAGCAAGGTCACAAATATTTAGGCTTCAGGGGACATACAGTTTCTGTCCCAGCTTCACAACTCTGTCTTTTCAACATGAAAGCAATCATAGGCAATATGTCAACAAATGGCCATGGCTATGttccaaaattttatttccaaaagcAGATGGTAGGCTGGATTTGGTCCAcaggccatagtttgccaacccctgattTAGAGAAAGAGTCCATGGATGTTTATTTAGTACAAACTATTTGTTCTTGTCACTTGGAATACATAAGAAAATAGAAGATCCCTGTCCTCCAGGAGCTCATGTTCTAGCTTCTCTATTATTAGACAACAAGCACGGGAAACCTGATTATGTAATACACTAGCAAGTGATAAATACAGTGGAAAAGACCATCCAGAGCAGAGTGAGGGGGACAGGGTTGCAATTGAAAATAGGACGATCGGGGCAGGTCACATTTAGATGGTCAGATATGAGCAAAGGTGTGAAGGAGGTGAGCAGGTTGGCCTGTGGGTATCTAAAGAAGAGTTCCAGGTACAGGGAACAGTCCTTGCAAAGGCCTTAGGTGGGAATGTGCCTGATATGATTCAGTAGCAGCAGGATCAGTGTAGGTAGAATGGAGTGACTGAGGCAGAAGAGGttcattgtttatttcttctgAGAGATTTCCATGGCTCCCAGGGAGTTTCTGGACCAAAATATTTCTCCACAACTCAGTAACTTACTTTTTCTCacttaatcagatcagatcagatcagatcagatgctcagtcgtgtccgactctttgcgaccccatgaatcgcagcacgccaggcctccctgtccatcaccaactcccggagttcactgagactcacgtccatcgagtcagtgatgccat
The window above is part of the Bos javanicus breed banteng chromosome 2, ARS-OSU_banteng_1.0, whole genome shotgun sequence genome. Proteins encoded here:
- the BSDC1 gene encoding BSD domain-containing protein 1 isoform X1 — encoded protein: MMEPGGDGAEDDVGAGIGPPAPGWCLRGRCRVGSQREDVGWWRSWLQQSYQAVKEKSSEALEFMKRDLTEFTQVVQRDTACTIAATASVVKEKLTTEGSSGATEKMKKGLSDFLGVISDTFAPSPDKTIDCDVITLMGTPSGTAEPYDGTKARLYSLQSDPATYCNEPDGPPELFDAWLSEFCLEEKKGEISELLVGSPSIRALYTKMVPAAVSHSEFWHRYFYKVHQLEQEQARRDALKQRAEQSISEEPGWEEEEEELAGVSPTSLKEAKVPVARPSTSPEGGPGPQSPCEENLVTPVEPPTEVTPSESSESVSLVTQIAKPPPASEAPALPKDLSQKLLEASLEEQDLAVDTGETGPPPRAQSKPHTPACRPSGPEPRPPARVETLREEILTDLRVFELNSDSGKSTPSNNGKKGSSTDISEDWEKDFDLDMTEEEVQMALSKVDASGELEDVEWEDWD
- the BSDC1 gene encoding BSD domain-containing protein 1 isoform X2, with the translated sequence MAEGEDVGWWRSWLQQSYQAVKEKSSEALEFMKRDLTEFTQVVQRDTACTIAATASVVKEKLTTEGSSGATEKMKKGLSDFLGVISDTFAPSPDKTIDCDVITLMGTPSGTAEPYDGTKARLYSLQSDPATYCNEPDGPPELFDAWLSEFCLEEKKGEISELLVGSPSIRALYTKMVPAAVSHSEFWHRYFYKVHQLEQEQARRDALKQRAEQSISEEPGWEEEEEELAGVSPTSLKEAKVPVARPSTSPEGGPGPQSPCEENLVTPVEPPTEVTPSESSESVSLVTQIAKPPPASEAPALPKDLSQKLLEASLEEQDLAVDTGETGPPPRAQSKPHTPACRPSGPEPRPPARVETLREEILTDLRVFELNSDSGKSTPSNNGKKGSSTDISEDWEKDFDLDMTEEEVQMALSKVDASGELEDVEWEDWD